In Brevinematia bacterium, one DNA window encodes the following:
- a CDS encoding LL-diaminopimelate aminotransferase encodes MKENVGIKRKLSSNLSRLPKYLFAEIDELKNEVIAKGIDVIDLSIGDPDLPTPEPIIEALYEAVKDPANHKYPSYAGMYEFRKASAEWFHRRFGVEFDPKTEVIALIGSKEGIAHIHWAFLEPGDIALVPDPGYPVYNAATILAGATPFKIPLREENNFFPEVENISQNILSKAKLMFINYPNNPTSASATFEQLEKIVWFAKKNDIILCSDLAYSEIYEGNQKPISIFNIPGAKDIAVEFHSLSKTFNMTGWRIGFAIGNQNLIKGLLAIKSNVDSGVFNAIQLAGVRALQPDMERYAQQNREVISKRKKKMVSMLTSVGFEVYSSNTTFYIWVKNPKGISSKEISLTFLKEAGIVVTPGSGFGEYGEGYFRISLTAPDERIEEAVNRIKKLSIW; translated from the coding sequence ATGAAGGAAAATGTAGGAATAAAAAGAAAACTCTCCAGTAACCTCTCAAGGTTACCAAAATATCTATTTGCAGAAATAGACGAACTCAAGAATGAAGTTATCGCAAAAGGAATTGACGTCATAGACCTGAGTATTGGTGACCCTGATCTTCCTACTCCTGAACCCATAATTGAGGCTCTGTACGAAGCAGTAAAAGACCCCGCTAATCATAAATACCCATCCTATGCAGGAATGTATGAGTTTAGAAAAGCCTCTGCAGAGTGGTTCCATAGAAGGTTTGGTGTTGAGTTTGACCCTAAAACCGAAGTTATAGCCTTGATAGGCTCAAAAGAAGGAATAGCCCACATCCACTGGGCCTTCCTTGAACCGGGGGATATAGCACTCGTTCCCGATCCAGGTTACCCGGTCTATAACGCTGCAACAATACTAGCAGGTGCTACACCGTTCAAAATACCCCTCAGAGAAGAAAACAACTTCTTCCCAGAGGTTGAAAATATCTCCCAAAACATCCTATCAAAAGCAAAACTAATGTTTATAAACTATCCTAATAACCCAACTTCCGCTAGCGCAACCTTTGAACAACTTGAAAAAATAGTATGGTTCGCCAAAAAGAACGACATAATCCTCTGCTCTGACCTAGCCTACTCCGAAATATACGAGGGCAACCAAAAGCCAATAAGCATCTTCAATATTCCCGGAGCTAAAGACATAGCAGTAGAGTTCCATTCCCTCTCAAAAACCTTCAACATGACAGGCTGGAGAATAGGATTTGCCATCGGCAACCAAAACCTAATAAAAGGCCTACTCGCCATAAAATCCAACGTTGACTCCGGAGTCTTCAACGCCATACAACTAGCAGGAGTCAGAGCATTACAACCAGATATGGAACGCTACGCCCAGCAAAACAGAGAAGTAATATCCAAGAGAAAGAAAAAAATGGTCAGCATGCTAACCTCAGTAGGATTTGAAGTATACTCTTCAAACACAACGTTCTACATATGGGTAAAGAATCCCAAAGGAATCTCCTCTAAAGAAATATCCCTCACTTTCCTAAAAGAAGCAGGCATAGTAGTAACCCCAGGAAGTGGATTCGGTGAATACGGTGAGGGATACTTCAGAATTTCCCTAACCGCTCCAGATGAGAGAATTGAAGAAGCAGTAAATAGAATAAAAAAATTAAGTATATGGTAA